Proteins co-encoded in one Nicotiana sylvestris chromosome 7, ASM39365v2, whole genome shotgun sequence genomic window:
- the LOC104246836 gene encoding uncharacterized protein — protein sequence MQCRSLNFVMKKKSTKAKGVQASEKGGSLQNDGLATTRTPRRRLTYNEVFQETNTMKKEDEKKDCVKLQAKQTYNEYKQNLEEDIQSQSIDDQDGPSNPSDNVDISLKVVGGVHKERAYGVGSECSFNRQSPGSPVASYSSQSSVNQGELEATRRKLQAMRKQEEMDSLQRELKEVTEMFEADFLELDRLQKLMHKFMHSRRSDPVSDTD from the exons ATGCAATGTCGCTCTCTCAATTTTGTGATGAAG AAGAAGAGTACTAAGGCAAAGGGTGTTCAAGCATCTGAAAAGGGCGGCTCGTTGCAGAACGATGGTTTAGCTACTACGAGGACTCCCCGGAGGAGATTG ACTTACAATGAAGTCTTCCAGGAGACCAACACCATGAAAAAGGAGGATGAAAAAAAGGATTGTGTTAAACTGCAGGCTAAGCAAACATAT AATGAGTATAAACAAAATTTGGAGGAGGACATTCAGAGTCAGTCGATTGACGATCAAGATGGGCCAAGCAACCCATCTGATAATGTGGACATTTCTCTTAAGGTTGTTGGTGGCGTACATAAGGAGAGAGCCTACGGCGTTGGATCAGAGTGTTCATTCAATCGTCAATCGCCAGGATCGCCTGTTGCTTCTTATTCTTCACAGTCCTCTGTGAATCAGGGTGAATTGGAGGCAACACGGAGGAAGTTACAGGCAATGCGGAAACAAGAAGAGATGGATTCATTGCAGAGAGAACTAAAAGAGGTGACAGAAATGTTTGAAGCAGATTTTTTAGAACTTGATCGGCTGCAGAAACTAATGCATAAATTTATGCACAGTCGTCGATCTGATCCAGTGTCTGACACCGACTAA